The Aphidius gifuensis isolate YNYX2018 linkage group LG2, ASM1490517v1, whole genome shotgun sequence DNA window tttatttgcatgtTAACTGAattgttaacaattaataggagttaattgttaataattctaaGGTTCACCGCATGGGCACTGTGGAGGGTCAAGTCTACTACGAGTGGTGTCAGTGTGGCACATGTTTCGTATATATTCGAGGTCCCGTAGTAGACTTGATACGTTAAACCTCGACCGGTGCTAGTTTTCCCCTCCATCCGTCAAAAAGACGAACTCTCCGAAGGCTACGGGCTGGATCGGATACCTATTCGTGTTGCGGGCTaggaaagcgtgctgcgcatgtccgggACGATAGGTGGGAGAGCGCGCGAGTGGGGATTCAGAGGACTCACAGTAGCTTAGAACAGAACGCTATCGTTAGACtacacaacttgtctggctctcgaactgatcacttctcttctcttgactggctctcttggttcactactggttctctcgacatcgtttggatctctcgtaaaggttctctaggtatcagacgttaagtcctggtgaaactctgcttgaatttccaatgatggactaatactaatgatcacgctatatggttctcttattatagtaataataattattatattctcgctACGTAATGTGTATGTGATGGTTGGACCATCATCacacataaatgtgtatgtgtgagttcacgaatggatcgctgtaaataataacaataataataatattgagatatattattattgcaatggcaacgtatgtgtaagacctggtcacggatggatcgctgtatggttccctatacaaaatacatatctcacatgtagaatatttgctcctacacttatgatacttgtgacgtcagtattttgctatagtatagtcgcaatgtaatataggcgtatgtaacacactatacttggttcacgatagttccctcaggtttggttacgtatttcatagtccgatcaggtggaccgcgcccctctaccatttctaagactgagttaggtTCTCGTATTTTGTTCTCGTTACTCCTACGGCtgttggcttccgagataaccaacatggctccccccggtgattttgaggaggatggtgagaaatcctcgttgttaaccttggccgatagttctcgccgcgcaggtcagaaaatcggttacaaGATATACCGACGAAACAAATATTGCATTCAAAAGTTTTATAAGGAATACGTTTTGATCACTTCTTCAATGACATCGTCAAGTGTAGCACTTgttttttgagcttttttttttggaacagctgttgttttttttttttttggaactGCTGTTGTGTCTTCTACTTCTGGAAATGTTgttgtgtctttttttttcgtttcacaCCTGTAATTATATTAATGCAATTATATGTAGGGAATTAAATAAACGGGTATTGTACACCAAGTAAAGCTTTATACATACTCCCATAATCCGGTTGTAACACTTCGGGTGTATGAATTAATTTCTTCAATGAGTCTTCCTCAttgatatttgttttgttttctttATCACAGTTTGCTTCTGATTTTTCTTCATTCTCCATTTCTCGATATCGGGTTTTCATTATTGATTCTTGGGTTTTGACTGACATTACTTGATACAAGAAATCCTCTACTCCCATCCTGCGGAAAATcaagtaatttattataattgaattaaataccaattatcataaatttttattcaatgattactattattttttttaattttatcaatatttgtatatgtatatacttaCTTTTCTAACAATAAATCTCTCTGGGAATCGGAAAtgagttgatttttttcatgattttttattttttctgattcCCTTCgaattttaatctttttatcCATATTTTGGGCTTCCACTGTTATAATATTGTGGAGATTATCtagaaatttttcaaaaacgtTTAATTAAAGTTCagatattattcaaaatttttttaactcactGAGAAAATTCATAAGTATTGGATTTTTTCCTCCAATCCTTCTTAATAACGAACGGTTGAAAGTCTCCGAGTTATTGTTTGTTCGCGTTGAATTCCCAAAACAAGACAATAGATGGGCTTTACCAGCCCATTGATGTATCACATAGTCCCGAAAGCTACCTAAAGCTGGCCATGATACTATATATTTGTCAATGAGATTAGAGAGAATTTTTAGaccaatttcaattttttcaggtGGCAAAAGAGGAATATTTCTACACAGATAAAGGATCTCTCTTGGAGCTCGTTTAGGAACAATTTCAAGCTCGATCTGTTCTTTTGTTAGcttttcaattaattcacaGTCGTCCCAATGATTAGTTATTGCCTGTGAAATGAATTTGAAAACTGTTAAATAAGGCATGTCCgtattatttataagaaaGTCTTATACGAACCTGGGAAAAATGAAACCAACAGCCAATGATTCTGACATAAGGAAATACATAATGAAAGGCAAGAATTGCGGCCTGTTCAAAATCTGTGTGTATGGTTTCTAAATTACTCTCCAATctcatgaaatataaaataactaaaatatacaatttaccTCTGTATTTTCAGCTCCATGCTCTCGCATTAATATATTCCACGTTTGCATTGACTGTCGATGAGTCGGTACAATCTACACGGAAATAAtaggaataataataataataataataataataataccttaaaatttccatcaaaaaaaagctcttttGCATTATTCAACCGAATTAATGCCGATTTAtgggcaaaaaataaaattgttccTTCCTGTTGATTTTCAGGGTGCATACATATTCTGAAATACTCATTAAATTTAGGATGTTGTTTTATAGTTTCAGCTTGTTGCTCTAAACTTTCTTTGGCACtgatatgataattttttttggcagcataaattatattttgaactTGTTTTGGCTTCATCAATAATGCAGCTTTTTCGTGactgtgaaaataaaattatataagaaCATTTTTACTACCTTTTCTTTGTTGATATACTAACCTTGGGGCAACGCGGTCATAAATCGTTTCAGGAGTCTCGGGGTATTTTGCAGCTTCTTTCAgtgcttttttcattttttcaagctCAATTTCATGAGAATATGAACCATGTCTGTGCGTGCCCTTCGACTAGGGTTACCATGCGTCTTGATTTAGCAGGACATGTCCTGATTATGAATGGCTTATCCTGATACGGTCCTGATTTGTTAAATGTCCTGATTTTTGAGACTcgtttacaattaaaaattttttttttattataatgtttttttaataaaaatagtatagaATTTATCATTTACGCTATCTATGATGGACTCTTGAATACttctaatttttgaaattgaatTAGCGTGCATTACATGTACCTCGTCATATAGAGTATAGGGGGCCCGATGCAAAATTTCTATAGCCTAGGCAAccctttcttttatttttgtaaaattaaggTACAACCggccaaaatgaaaaatagtctGAGGctcatgaaattaataatttagataaatgaaataataatgcatctttttgtcaattcagtttttatgttataatacttttttttttttaataattattcaaagttgACATAATTTAGAGAGGTTAAACAtgccctggtggaaatattactccggcattattccggcattactccggcatttctccgtttttggcccatttccggagaaattattccggcatgaagttgatggcggaaaaattactccggcatgaaattgatggcggagaaattattccggcatgaggttgatggcggagaaattattccggcatgaagttgatggcggaaaaattactccgtcATGAAATttatggcggagaaattattccggcatgaggttgatggcggagaaattattccggcatgaagttgatggcggaaaaattactccggcatgaaattgatggcggagaaattattccggcatgaggttgatggcggagaaattattccggcatgaagttgatggcggaaaaattactccggcatgaaatttATGGCGGAGAAgttattccggcatgaagttgatggcggaaaaattactccggcatgcaattgatggcggagaaattattccggcatgagattcaTGCCGTAGAAATTGTTCCGGCATGGGATTAATGCCAgcaaaattattccggcatgggatTGATGGTGGAGGAATTATTTCGGCAtgggattgatggcggaggAATTATCCCGGCATAGGATTCgtgccggagaaattattctggcatgggatcagtgaaggagaaattatttcggcATTAGATCAGTGAAGGAGAAAAAACTCCGGCATAAAACTAGTGGCGGATTcatttttccgacattaacTTCATGCCGacaaaattattccggcatgagattgacggcggaaaaattactccgccatgagattgatggcggagtaaatactccggcatgaaagtaatgtcggaaaaattaGTCCGCCACTAGTTTTATGCCGAAGCATTTTCTTCAGCATTCATCTTATGCCAGAATAATGACTCCGGCATAACattaatgccggagtaattaaTTCGGCATGAGATTACTAAAAAACATTGTAGAAATGTTATatgttcatcaattttatcaaatatatttatttaaactaaccATCACATTTACTGACtcagaaaaactaaaattatattttcggaATGTGGTACGTTTATAATTAACTGCTTTTCCAAgatctataaatttatcatcaatcataTAATGTACACGCCATGATAAATCAGCAGCACATTGACGTAATTTTGGCATAACACGTTGTTCAACATCTTCTCGTTGTAATAATGTTGCAATATCCTAACACATGCATCAACAGCTAATAAACGAACAGAATCTTGTTCATCTCGTGCAAGTATAACAAACATTAGAATTGAATcagattttaaatactcaatttCAACAACTTTCGCAAATTCTCCCAATTTCGATGATGCTGAACGTCGCCCCATTAGTGTATCATCTTAAGATGTCAATTgacataaattacaaaaatgattTCTTAATTCAGCTATTGTTGCTGTACTTACACGTGGATAAGATACACTTATTAAACCACATGTCGATGTTCTTGACGTAAACCAATCACCAGATCCCAAACGTTGTACCAATGGAACAAAATGTATCAACTCACAACGAGTATGTTCAGCACAAAGTGCCAAGGCAATCGTTGAaagttttttgattgaatttaatcgcagctataaaataaaaatatattcattaattgtaataaaataaaatgttcatcatatttacattttaaacaaattttaagtcAACTgatatgatgaaattaatataaaaaaagaccGCTCCAGTTATAACCTCATTGTTACAAACACTTGCTGACTAAGatcgagttatttttttttttcaaacataaaaaactttggtaatatttgaaaaataataattattgtacttacttgtaaattttcattttataagtCATCGATCAGAACTGCAATTGGATAAAGACTGTCGTCCGTTGGTGAGTCGGCTGCTGCCATTTTGCTGAACCACAAATTTATCCAAGCAGAATTCATTTATTCTGAGTGTTTTAATATTAGCCCTTGGCACAATatggctttttttattattttatttgtttattgatatgATTTTCCATTGCCTTATATACTAGGGCACAACACtacaacttttttcttttaacaagataatgaataaaaacaatctaCGTTGCTTCCACTGCTATGCTACATGTATATGAGTGCGGGGTTGGATGTGGTTCTCCATGAACTAAAAGAACACAAAAGAATAGATtgtcatattataaaaatgttcaacCGATGAAAAATACTTCTAGTTTGTCTGctcaaaaatagtatttattaataacaattgtaatattttctccgccatcaatcccatgccggaaaaatttatccgccatcaatctcatgccggagtaaatTCCCCACCATCGATaccatgccggagtaattttccCACCaccaatctcatgccggagtaatttctccgccatcaacctcatgccggaataatttctccgccatcaatttcatgccggagtaatttctccgccaccaacctcatgccggagtagtttctccggaaatgggccaaaaacggagtaatgccggagaaagccggagtaatgccggagaaagccGGAAAAAGCCGGAGTAacggcggagaaatatttctaccagggtggGCTCTTATGGGAGGCGGTGTTGGAGAATATCTACGAACTTAACAAAACAATACTTGTTTTGGTCTGACCTATCCCAAAAactaatagataataaaagaaaaaataaggaattttttgatatcagGATGAAATCGGCTTATAAGACTAAATCTcacgtaattaataaaaatataagctaaaaacacgatttttagcaattttatgaaaacaaGTATTGAGGCTCTGGCAACAGCGCATTGAAGCGGGAAAATTTAAACAGCAAATTTAGCAAAATTTAGCATCCATGTTTAGCTTTTACACagcatacacacacatacattcaTGAAATAGATATTAAGATGGCGTCAAGATCAgtgttgcaaactgacaaaAAAAGCACTATTGCCGGGGTCAttacgagaaaataaaaactaattaaaattgtttaaattacaagaatatgatttattatgcAATAAAATAGACGAAATGATAAGATTCTCTagtaaaaagtattattaataagccACAAACGACCGAGAAAgatccatttttttatttatttggggTTGGTAGCGCAAAAACTATCCATGTAAAAGCATAGGCAGTATATTGAGGACACGCCCCcaaaaattttggccggttgTACCTTaacttttgtaaattattttttgtaaattttgtggcttgccattaatttattcagcgaaattaattctttaaaaattaataggtaAACCACATCCTCTCCCTAGCTATTTTTCATATAGCTttgaatttgtttaaaaaaataaaaagctattgacaaatggctaaggaaaaaatgtggCTCACcaattaatttctttagctaaattaattctttaaaaattaattggtgagcaacatcctttccccagccattttttctatagcttttaacttgttgaaataatttttaatttaacaacttaAAAGCCGTGAGGAAAATGCCTAAAGAAAGAATTTcgcttaccaattaatttttaattaattaatttagacaaAGAAATTGACTACGGTAAAAACTTTCTTATCGTTCGTGTAATTATGatagataattattgaatgattaaaaaaaaaacgaataaataaatagcatataatcacaataaatgaattgttatgattatctacttgaaacataaatttatggGTGGAGAGGGTGAAATTTTGGAGCGGGAGAAAAATGTCCTGATTAGGTTTCCTAGAGATATGGTAACCCTACATAAATATATctctgaatattaatattttttaactatagtaaactaataattttgatcagaaaaaaagaaaattatatgaagAAATAAACTTTCCTCACATAACCTTGAGCTCGGTTTTATTTGGCTAACACCAGTACCAGGGAGGCTATTCTCGAATTCATACGAGTCGACTCGTTCACACGGATCGAGGTCCGTGGACGGATCTTGCCTTGAGTAGAGATGTGAGATCCATTCACGGACCTCGGTCCGTGTGAACGAGTCGACTCGTATGAATTCGAGAATAGCCCCCCAGGAgtgctattcttggtcccgtGTTGCGGGAGTTATTGCGGGACTCGCTATAAAGGCGTGTGGCCACTAGCCCAGTTTTTCgaacaagttctatgccatagtccatttattaccagaaacaTCTAGATTATTCCCAGTTATCCCTGAAAAAGTCAGTtgtttctggtaataaatggactatggcatagaacttgttcgaaaaactatgctagtggccacacgccttaactcccgcaatacgggaccaagaatagcGCTCCAGTAGATCATTTTCGACGACGATCTGAATCTCTGAGGAAAGCAACCGATCGCAAAACATTGACGTACggtatttattcaataaataaataattaaacttttatattgaatttttttcgacATGCCATACACTATTTGTTTACATTGTGTGGTAAACATTAGTAGTAAGGAATggcatcctttccttagctaatatttttcccatagcttttcatttatttaaattaataaaaagctatacgaaaaatagtagctaaggaaaggaagttgtcacatgttaatttatacgaaattaattttgacaaaGAAATTAagatgcaggcaacatcctttccttagctaatatttttcccatagctttttatttattcaaataaataaatggtcataggaaaaatggtagctaaggaaaggaagttgtcacaagttaatttatacgaaattaattttgacaaaGAAATTAagatgcaggcaacatcctttccttagctaatatttttcccatagcttttcatttatttaaattaataaaaagctataggaaaaatagtagctaaggaaaggaagttgtcacatgttaatttatacgaaattaattttgccaaagaaattaacaggtaggcaacatcctttccttagctaatattttttctatagctttttattaatttaaatagataaaaagctatgggaaaaatattagctaagggaAGGATGTTGccacttgttaatttataaagaatcaATTTAGctaaagaaattaacaggtaggcaacatttttttctcagcaatttgtcaatatttttttatttatttaattttaaaattttaaattccaaAATTTTATGACAAGTGtgtgattgaaataaaaatataaattatgctttttagtgttccgtaggacacttatgttttcacttttcgtgtgactttttgttatttcgcgataaaaataaaagttatgaatcgaattggcttctACGAAGCCCATTgggttccattttttttcccaaaagcaatcatcatatttattttcaatttttggcccttatcagttgtgatagtgccatttttctacagggcccaattttaaatattgacggatcgaatccggcaatgattcaatcgacgacgcttcatctgtagactctacgatatttttttttgaaattttttggtcgtttatttttttttttattaaactaaatgtagtgtcagaataAGATATTTGGgtgttgatgttaaattttatgttaaatcatcatatttattttcagtttttgggctttattagatttaattctcccatttttcgatagggcccaatttgaaatattgacagatcgattccggcaatgtttaaATCgatgacgcttcatctgtagactttacgttatttttttgaaattttcggtcgtttgtttttttttattaaacaacagaaataaacaacattagaaaataaaacaaaacaaaaaaaatagtcatttattttacaataaaatgaaaaaacaaatcaaacaacaagaaaaaaaataaaaaatcctacggaacacttagggtgcaccttgggggacttgactatatttttttttaatattatttcaatttattcgaCGAAATCTGCTTTTGAGCTGGTAATGTAGAATTGAGACCGatattgtagaaaataaatggGAGTATCATTTGATATCAAAATAACTAGACCTTGTCTGGTGAATCGGGAGGAACTAGACTGCCAAATAAGCCCCTACCGAAATACACGGGCTTGAGGCTACGGGAGCCAACTTGAAAATGTCAGAGCATATGTTCCTACGGAACAAGAAGATCCTACCTTGCTTAGTAACCGAAAAAAAAGTCCCTGTGTCAGTAATTATTTGACGTGGTAACTATCTGCGTAAACCAGTatcgtattttaaaatacattaaattcaAGAAACACGAGttcaaaattgataaatagaatattattttccaaatatAAATGTACCTTCAAGTAATTTTGAACGATAATGATAGTAAAACATGTTattactttaaattttttattttgtttatcaatatattgaaCCAATTCAATAAATCTGTTTTTTATATCACCGtaatatataacattttttgtCATACAAAGAAGCTACTATTACAAAAGATTAATGAATTGAAATTGCGTATTGTGTCGTAGAACAAGATTTGAATTTCatataatcataaattataattactatttttattaataatcattattaatctAATCCTGGCAtgcatctttttttaattaatctaaagaaatgttttcaaataatttcaagaaacttttctttaataaataatagaagatATTTTTGTATCGTGTATTTTATCTGTAATGATTTTAAAGCAACGTTGCTTTAAAATCAGTACTGGGAGTCACAggaaatagttttttttaaacattagcTTGTATGTATGTTAGCAGTTCTGTTAATAGATACATATAAACTTCATCTCATATTAAATGAATGTCTTATGAGGtgctattaataattatatgtttCAAGTGTCTAtgcaaaaatgtatttttatgattgaaaaatgaaaagcaTTTAATTGCATTTGATAAatgactttttaaaaaaaagaaaaggttTGCATGTATTGACAGTGCgtaaattattgtaaacaaGGAATAAATTATAGCTAAGATGTTTAATTGAACTCGAAAAATATACACtaacatatatataactgatattaaaatttacataaaaagtGGATTcatccgaaaaaaaaaaaataataatctgtCGGTCGTGTATCATCTATGGGTCTGTGAGTGTGGAAATACACCAGTAGAGTGCACCCTCAGTTACATAGACtgcattgataaaaatatttaaacataattaatattgttgttgataattgagggtccggatgcaataactCGCCGAGCGCTCGAAGTCAAGAAAACGCTATGTTGCTGTGGGtgaaaaataggaaaaattaaaattgaaaaataaaaaaaaataaaaatacagtcgtcgatagaattaaaaaatacatgattttcttcaaataaatttttttttataataattagttaacgagataaaaaatataaacgaaattttttttttcgaaaaaaatactttttttcaataatataactCAAGAtaacttctttaaaaattaataaattaacttgaattttttactgtagCCTCATTATAAGCTACCGATTGCAACAGTATGatcaaaaaatgtatttattaatattgtttaatttttattatatgattgtttaatgtcgatgaaaaattcaatttgtctaactttgaatgaaaaaagagtcagagaaatttaataattgagtaacttgtcagtggcaatattgctaagcagtatatcaagaagttttatagaaattttcagatatttttattaattattgactgagttattaatttaacaacaaattgcgcgcatactgtttgtatttatatggatATACAGGCGCGTGAACATAGGCGTTCGCGAGAGAGGGGGCTGACGATCACGCATATATAGCCGTAACGGTAGCTAGCAATTTGTTGgcaaattaataactcagtcaataattaataaaaatatctgaaaatttctataaaacttcttgatatactgcttaacaatattgccactgacaagttactgATTAAATTCGACtcttttcattcaaagttagacaaattgaattttcatcgACATTAactcatataataaaaagtaaacaaTATACATATTGACAATCGGCAACAAACTAccgtaaaaaattaatttattgaacaaagtagtatgaaaaaatacattttcagAATTCAATTTATCTcgttaacaattatatttaaagcttttgaaattatgttattttaattctatcgacgacatatttatttttttatttcaattttaaacatACCACAGCAACATGACGCTCGGCGAATATGCaactaattataatatataatttttataaaaacaaaatctgatcaattataattttttcatacaaattttataataaaatataatgtgAACAGAAGCAAAAATACTTTGCGTATTAAACAGCATCGGACGTTAAAAGAAATCCGAGATTGGTAGAGTTCCGTTTATAGTTCGGTTATATTGAATCTTGTAACTAGCTATTGATAAGCTATAAAATGTATACTAGAAAAAAGGAtttgttgccaaaaaataattaaacaatgaacgcttcaaaataaaaacaataaactttttaaattaacaataaagaaaattattattatttttattttttgtaagatttttaattttcaatttttttaatgggtttttttttttgtacactgagagaaattttaactaaaaattaaaatcatggttggatagaaattactatagtactttgtaatttttgttttaattctgggactggccgcgagagtcggaattctacaataaaattatgtaaaatgtgtaaaatgtcaaaaaattgttgggttacttcaagcctctatacatcgttatctattgcagatggacatggggttgagtgaagtttattattgaaattcattcaaacaatatttataaaaattactttttgattaatctaGATAATGATTATGagtcaattaaaatgaatatacatgttttaaaacaataaaattattatatgaataaaatactgcacaattaataaatattcttatatatatattaaaattatgtgatataaattacatagacttaaatattttttactattgatgaatttaactaaataatgacttataaatattatagtaaaattgtaaaatgttattaattattggtatactgaaattaaaaataatgtattgtATATGaacatattatataaaattattcaatatatatcatgtatatatattattaaaatgtattactttgattgttgtttaaataaaataaaaagattatttaataactaaaaatatcttaatcagtaaaattaaacatttaaatatttgtaaaaaatattgttttaatagttatatagataataaatactgaatataaaatttagcatagacttaaatttttttatatagctttgtaaaaattctgtttgtgggacgaaataacacaaagatggccgaccgattgaacaaatgattgaactgtcatgtaatttcaagcatttctacagccttatctgttgaagctaggtatggggttaagc harbors:
- the LOC122850445 gene encoding uncharacterized protein LOC122850445, which codes for MRLESNLETIHTDFEQAAILAFHYVFPYVRIIGCWFHFSQAITNHWDDCELIEKLTKEQIELEIVPKRAPREILYLCRNIPLLPPEKIEIGLKILSNLIDKYIVSWPALGSFRDYVIHQWAGKAHLLSCFGNSTRTNNNSETFNRSLLRRIGGKNPILMNFLNNLHNIITVEAQNMDKKIKIRRESEKIKNHEKNQLISDSQRDLLLEKMGVEDFLYQVMSVKTQESIMKTRYREMENEEKSEANCDKENKTNINEEDSLKKLIHTPEVLQPDYGSVKRKKKTQQHFQK